A section of the Pseudophryne corroboree isolate aPseCor3 chromosome 11, aPseCor3.hap2, whole genome shotgun sequence genome encodes:
- the LOC134970049 gene encoding mRNA decay activator protein ZFP36L2-like: MDVIGVTKMITSNLDIFSSISPPLDETTLVSSCAAPPKVTGLSSLRYKTELCNRYTESGFCPYKNNCQFAHGLSDLRPPFQHPKYKTELCRSFHLLGTCNYGQRCLFIHGDGERREIPDTIRLRQRRLAPFHSKKQCRLLRSPFGCPYGLNCLFQHPRAVRDVCRHFAALGVCPYGVHCLFKHTPPPDRWGVGSNAGSGSISPSETDTDAGNDLFSDSSANNAFNFSSLLLPLALRLQILGEEDLSVRSPPHFTEDESSQGLDSS, translated from the coding sequence ATGATCACAAGCAATCTGGATATCTTCTCTTCAATCAGTCCACCTTTGGATGAAACCACACTTGTTTCTTCCTGTGCTGCACCACCCAAGGTTACAGGACTGTCCTCCTTACGATACAAGACTGAGCTCTGCAACAGATATACAGAAAGTGGCTTCTGCCCTTACAAAAATAACTGCCAATTTGCCCATGGCCTGAGTGACCTCCGCCCACCATTTCAGCACCCAAAATACAAGACTGAGTTATGTCGTTCCTTCCATTTGCTTGGCACCTGCAACTATGGCCAGCGCTGTCTGTTTATACATGGTGATGGTGAGCGGAGGGAAATACCTGACACAATCCGACTTCGGCAACGACGTTTAGCGCCTTTTCACAGCAAAAAGCAATGTCGTCTCTTGCGCTCCCCTTTCGGCTGCCCTTATGGTTTGAATTGTCTATTTCAGCACCCACGGGCTGTTCGCGATGTCTGCCGTCACTTTGCTGCACTTGGTGTCTGTCCATATGGTGTCCACTGTCTCTTTAAGCACACCCCACCTCCAGACCGCTGGGGAGTGGGAAGCAATGCTGGAAGTGGGTCCATTTCTCCTTCTGAAACAGATACTGATGCTGGGAATGATCTTTTCAGTGACTCCTCGGCTAACAATGCTTTTAACTTTTCAAGTCTGCTCTTACCACTTGCCCTTCGTCTACAGATCCTGGGAGAAGAGGACCTATCTGTGAGGAGTCCTCCACACTTTACAGAGGATGAAAGCTCCCAGGGACTAGACTCTTCTTGA